The Streptomyces sp. NBC_01268 genome segment GCCGCGCTCACCGCCGACCTCGCCACCGAGAACGACGCCCGCCGGCTGGCCCGCTCGGGCGCCCCCGTCAAGCAGGTCCTCACCGACGGCCTGTGCCACCTGGAGGCCGACATGGTCGCCCGGCACCTGCACGACTGGCTGCCCGAGTCCACCCGCCTGCTGTTCGTCGAGAACGTCGGCAACCTCGTCTGCCCCGCCGGTTACGACCTCGGGGAGTCCCTCCGCGTCGTCCTGGCCTCGGTCACCGAGGGCGAGGACAAGCCGCTCAAGTACCCCACCGCGTTCGGCCTCGCCCAGCTGGTGATCGTCACCAAGACCGACATGGCCGAGGCCGCGGAGTTCGACGAGCCGTCCTTCCGTGCCCACGTGCAGCAGGTCAACCCCGGCGTCGAGGTCGTCCTCAGCTCGGTACGGGACGGCCGGGGAGTCGGCACGCTCCTCGAGCGGGCCCTCGCGGTGGCCGAGGGGAACCACGTCCACACCCCGGCGATGGCACAGGCCGGCGCGTGACCACGGCACCGCCCGGGCCCGCCCCCGCCACGGCCCCGCGGCGCAGCCGTGTGGTCGTCCGCGGCGTCGTGCAGGGCGTGGGCTTCAGGCCCTTCGTCCACGCCCTCGCCACCGGGCTGCGCCTGTCCGGCCACGTCACCAACACCGCCGACGGCGTCGTCGCGGAGGTCGAGGGAGACCCCGCGGACGTCGCGTCCTTCTGCGCCCGCCTCGCGCCCGACGCACCGCCCCTGGCCCGGGTCGAGTCGGTCGAGGTGGCCGAGGTGACCGCGAACGGCGGCAGCGGGTTCACGATCGTGCCCTCCCGCCAAGGCGGCACTGTGCGCACCCTCGTCCCCCCCGACACCGCCACCTGCGACGACTGCCTCGCGGAGCTCGCGGACCCGTCCAACCGGCGCTATCTGCACCCCTTCATCACCTGCACCCACTGTGGCCCCCGTTTCACGATCGTCACAGGACTGCCCTACGACCGGGCCCACACCACCATGGCCGGCTTCCCGATGTGCCCGGACTGCGCCCGGGAGTACACCGAACCGGCCGACCGGCGCTTCCACGCCCAGCCCGTCGCCTGCCCCCACTGCGGCCCCCGGCTGCGGCTGGTCACGGCACCCGGCAACCCCGCACCCCTCCGCGCCGATCAGGCACCCGACTCTCGCCGCGCCGGCCACGATCCCGGCGCGGACCCGGTCACCGCCGCACGCGCACTGCTCGCCGCCGGCGCGATCCTCGCCATCAAGGGCCTGGGCGGCTATCACCTGGCCTGCGACGCGACGAATCGCAACGCGGTGGCCGAACTACGGCGCCGCAAAGCGCGTGGTGACAAACCGTTCGCGATGATGGCCGCAGGTCTCGCCGACATCGAGCCCCTGGCACACCTCAACCCGCTCGAACGCGACCTCCTCACCGGCGCCGTCCGGCCCGTCGTCCTGCTGCGCCGCCGCTACGACGCCCAGCCCGGCCACGAGTCGGCGCCGGCGCCGGAGGTCGCCCCCGGCAGCCCCGACCTCGGCTTCATGCTCCCGTACACCCCCGTACACCACCTCCTCCTCGGCCTCGGCAAGGGGTACCGAGACGGGCCCCGGCTCCTGGTGATGACCAGCGGCAACCTCTCGGGCGAACCCATCGTCACGGACGACGCGGATGCCCTGACCAGGCTCGCCGGTCTCGCGGACGCCTGGCTCCTGCACGACCGGACCATCCACGTGCCCTGCGACGACTCCGTCGTCCGCGTCTGCGACGGCGAGCAACTGACCCTGCGCCGCTCCCGGGGCTACGCCCCGCTGCCGGTCGCGCTGCCGGTCGAGGTCGCCCCCGCCCTCGCCGTCGGAGGAGACCTCAAGAACACCTTCTGCCTCGGCGACGCACGCCAGGCCTGGCTCTCCGCCCACATCGGCGACATGGACGACCTCGCCACCCAGACCGCCCTCACCTCCGCCGAACGGCAGCTCGAGTCCGTCACCGGCGTACGGCCCCGGCTGCTCGCCGCCGACCGTCACCCCGGCTACCGGTCCACCCGATGGAGCCGCGAACACGCCGAGGGACGGCCCGTCGTCCCCGTCCAGCACCACCACGCGCACGTCGCGGCGGCGATGGCCGAGAACGGTCTCGACGGCACCAGACCCGTGATCGGTGTCGCGTTCGACGGCACCGGCTACGGCCTCGACGGCGCCGTGTGGGGCGGTGAGTTCCTGCTCGCGGACTACGCGGGGTTCGAGCGGTTCGCGCACCTGGCCTACGTCCCTTTGCCGGGCGGCGACGCGGCCGTACGACGGCCCTACCGCATGGCCCTGTCCCACCTGCGGGCCGCAGGCCTCGCCGCCGACCCCGCCCTGCCTTGCACGCGCGCTTGCCGGCCCGGAGAACTGCCCCTCCTGGAGAAGCAGCTGGCGCGCGGGCTGAACTGCGTGCCCACGTCCAGCATGGGGCGCCTGTTCGACGCCGTCTCTTCCCTTGTAGGGATCCGCCAGCACGCGCACTACGAGGCGCAGGCCGCGATCGAGCTGGAGGCGGCGGCCTTGCGCGCACCCGGCGTTGCCGAGGACGAACGCTATGTCTTCCGGATCGGCTCGCCGGAGCCCGGTGCCCCACTCACCGCGGACCCCGCACCCCTTCTGACGGCGGTGGTCGCCGACGTCCTGGACGGGACACCCCCGGCCGTCGTCGCGGCGCGGTTCCACCACGGCGTGGCCCGACTCGTGGCGACGGTCTGCGCCGCCGCCCGCAGGGAGAGCGGCGTGGCGACCGTGGCCCTGACCGGGGGAGTGTTCGCGAACACGGTGCTCTCCTCGGCCTGTGCCGAAGAGCTGCGAGCGGACGGCTTCACCGTCCTGCGCCACCGCATGATCCCGCCGAACGACGGGGGTCTGGCCCTTGGGCAACTCGTCGTGGCCGCCAGGCTGACGGACCGGGCGGACCCCGTGACACCGCTACGAGAGCGACAGTGAGGAGACACCCATGTGCCTGGCGGTTCCCGGAAGGGTGCTGGACGTCGAGGACCGGGACGGCACCCGGATGGCCACGGTCGACTTCGGCGGTGTGGTCAAGGAGGTGTGCCTGGAGTACCTGCCGGACCTGAAGCCGGGCGAGTACGCCATCGTGCACGTGGGCTTCGCTCTCCAGAAGCTCGACGAGGAGTCGGCCAAGCGGACCCTGGAACTGTTCGAGACCCTCGGCCTGCTCCAGGAGGAGTTCGCGGATCCGTGGGAGGCCGCCGAGGCCGAGTTGAGCGAGTGGCAGACGCAGGACGACGTCCACGGGGAGGCACGGCCGTGAAGTACATCGACGAGTTCCAGAACCCTGACCTGGCACGTCGGCTGCTCGACGAGATCCGGGCCGCGGTGACCCGCCCCTGGGCCCTCATGGAGGTGTGCGGCGGCCAGACCCACAGCATCATCCGGCACGGCATCGACCAGCTTCTGCCCCCCGAGATCGAGCTGATCCACGGCCCGGGCTGCCCGGTGTGCGTCACCCCTTTGGAGATGATCGACAAGGCCCTGGAGATCGCGATGCGGCCGGGGGTGATCTTCTGCTCGTTCGGCGACATGCTGCGCGTCCCCGGCACCGGCCGTGACCTGTTCCAGGTCCGCGGGCAGGGCGGCGATGTCCGCGTGGTCTACTCCCCGTTGGACGCGCTGCGGATCGCCGAGGAGAACCCGGAGCGGGAGGTGGTCTTCTTCGGCATCGGCTTCGAGACCACGGCGCCCCCCAACGCGATGACGGTCCATCAGGCGCGCAAGCGCAACATCCGCAACTTCAGTCTGCTCGTGTCCCACGTCAGGGTGCCCCCGGCCATCGACGCGATCATGCGGTCCCCGGACTGCCGCGTCCAAGGCTTTCTCGCGGCGGGCCACGTCTGCAGCGTCATGGGCACGGCCGAGTACCCCGATCTCGCACGACGCCACCGGGTGCCGATCGTGGTCACCGGATTCGAGCCGCTGGACGTCCTGGAAGGCGTACGCAGGACTGTGCTTCAGCTGGAGCGGGGCGAGCACACCGTCGAGAACGCCTATCAGCGCGCCGTGACGGCCGAGGGCAACCCGGCGGCGCAGGCGATGCTGAGCGACGTCTTCGAGATCACCGACCGGGCCTGGCGGGGCATCGGCGCCATCCCCGACAGCGGCTGGCGCCTTTCCGAACGTTACCGGGACCACGACGCCGAGTACCGCTTCTCCGTCGAGGGCATCGACACCCGCGAGCCCGCCGAGTGCCGCAGCGGGGAAGTCCTCCAGGGCCTGCTGAAACCGAACGAATGCGAGGCGTTCGGCACCACCTGCACACCCCGCTCCCCACTCGGCGCCACCATGGTCTCCAGCGAGGGCGCCTGCGCCGCCTACTACCTCTACCGGCGGCTCGACGGCGCAACCCCCGGCCGGCGGCCTGCGGCATCGGCCCGCATGACATCTGGAACCCCGTCCCCGGCCACTGCTTCCCTGGAGGGCAGCCCCCTTGCCTGACACCGTCCGCACCACCCCGGCCGCCGCCGCACGACCCGTGCCCGACATGCTCGCCTGGACCTGCCCGGCGCCGCTGCGCGACCACCCCCGGATCGTCATGGGCCACGGCGGCGGAGGAGCACTGTCCGCCGAACTGATCGAGCACGTCTTCGCGCCTGCCTACGGCGGACCGGCCCTCGCGCACACCGCCGACGCGGCCGAGATCCGGATCGGCGGCGCCCGCCTGGCGTTCTCCACGGACTCCTTCGTCGTGCGCCCCCTGTTCTTCCCCGGCGGCAGCATCGGCGACCTCGCCGTCAACGGCACCGTGAACGACCTCGCCATGAGCGGAGCCCGGGCAAGCCACCTGTCCTGCGGGTTCATCCTGGAGGAAGGCGTCGAGACCCAGGTGGTCGCCCGCGTCGCGCAAGCCCTCGGCACGGCGGCCCGCGCCGCCGGCGTCCAGGTCGTCACCGGCGACACCAAGGTCGTGGAAGCGGGCCACGGGGACGGCATCTACATCAACACCTCGGGCGTCGGACTCATCCCCGACGGCGTCGACCTGCGCCCACAGCGGGTGGTGCCCGGCGACGTGGTGATCGTGAGCGGTCCGATCGGCATGCACGGCGTGGCGATCATGAGCGTGCGGGAGGGCCTCGAGTTCGGTGTCGAGATCAGCAGCGACTGCGCACCGCTCGGCGGCCTCGTCGAGGCGATGCTCGACGTCACACGGGACCTGCATGTGCTCCGTGACCCCACGCGCGGCGGCCTGGCCGCCTCGCTGAACGAGATCGCGGCGGCTTCGGGCACGGGAGTCGTCATCCAGGAGCGGGCCGTTCCGGTCCCCGAAGCGGTCGGCAACGCCTGCGCGGTGCTCGGACTCGACCCCATGTACGTGGCGAACGAGGGCAAGCTCGTGGCGTTCGTCCCGCGCGAGCACGCGGACGCCGTACTCGTCGCGATGCGGGCCCACCCCTTGGGCGTCGGAGCGGCGATGATCGGCGAGGCGGTCGAGACCCACCCGGGCATGGTGGTGGCGCGTACCGGACTGGGCGGCACTCGCGTCGTGGACATGCCGCTCGGGGAGCAGCTGCCGCGCATCTGCTGAGCTCAGGCCCGTCCGCCGCGTCGCCCGCGGGAGGTGTCGAGGGTCCACATGTGGGTGCAGTTCGGGCACTGGAGGTGGACCCGATGCCCCTTGTTCCCGATCATGTAGCGCCAGTGGTTCCGACAGTTCCGGCGGTCCAGGCAGGTCCCGCAGTCACGGGCGTCGTCGCAGCCGGGGCACGCGACCCACGCCCGCCGTGCCGGGTCGGCGTGGGGATCAATCGGAAGACGCACCGCCCGCCACCTCCCTGGGCAGGACACCGGCCTCGACCAGCATCGCGTACAGCCGCTGCTGTTCCTCGTCCAGTCCCGAGTACAGCAGGGCGTCCGCAGCCTCCTCCTCACGCAGGACGGCCACGGGGTCCCAGTCGGGCCCGAGGGCCGCTACGACCTCGGCGCGCCGGCGGGCCTCCTCGGAGGTGAGGTCGATGTGGAAGGAGACGAGGTCGGAATGAGGGAGGTGGAACCGGTTCATGGGCGACTTTCAGGGCTAATCGAACGCATACCCGACCACGTCTACCAGAGCGCCTGTCGCTCGCGGAAGCATCCGTCCCGTGTTCACCGGTCGCTGTGGCACACCTCATGCCGAAGAAGTGCTTGGCGGAGGCCTCAGGGCCCGCCCTGCGGGCACCCGGCCCCTGACGCGCCGACATGCCCCGCCCCGCCCGTACTGAGGGCCATCCCGGCCCCGGCGCAGGCCTGGAAGGCTCGGATCCCCGCCCAGTACGTGGGTGCGCTCGGTCTCAGGTCGTGCGTACCGCTGGCGAGGCCCGACACGTCCGTCGCCGTCGGCGCCGCGGACCACCGCGTGCTCCACGCTCGTCCTCGCGTTGCCGGTCGAACCCGTCACATGATCCTCAAGGCATCCATCTGATCTTGACGAACGGTCGGTGCGACCGCCGCCGACCACTGGCCTCGGCTCGGAGAGGTGTCGGTCGGGCACTGGGCGTGAGGGTCATGGCCACTGCGGCCAGCCGTAGGTCCTCCAGCTGCCCGGCCTGCCGTTCGGCACGGTCCGCCAGGTGGTGGACCGTCGTGACGTCGATCCTTTCGTCGCTGCGGGCGATCTCGCTCAGGGACTGCCAGAGGGCCAGTTTGCCCTCGACACCTAGACGAAGAGCCTCCAGTTCGAGTACGGCGCTGAGGGGCGAGCGGGAGAAGAGCCGGCCGTTGAGCTTGGCTCGGCCGAGCTTCTCGGCGCACCGCATGACCAGGGGCCGCACCCGCGGCACGGGAACGTCGAGCGACGCCATGATCCCCTCCAGGCTCGCACGGTCCTCGGCGATCTCGCCGGCCAGCGCCCGCAGCCAATGCCCGGCGGGCCCCTGGTGGTGAGCCCGGGCCATGCGGCGGGCGAGTGCGTGGCCGGCGGCCGAGCCCGCGTAGTGATCGCTTAGGTAGATGCGCAGCAGGCGGTCCGGATCCGGTGAGGAGCACCGGAGACGGCCACGGTCGGTATGCATGTCACCAACTCCCGAACTCCCGCCGAGACGACGGCCCAGCCGCCGGGGTCGACCGCCCCGGGCGAGCACGCGCGACCCGCACGACGGCCCGGGACGCAACCTCCGCTTTGGCGGCTGCTTCCGACCGGCGACTGTCCCGTCCGGAAGCGGAGAAACGTCGAGGGAGACATCTACCCTCAATGCCTCTGCAATGCCTCTGCGCGCCGAGCGCATCCGCGAGTCGGCGCCCTCCGGACCTCTCGGAGCGGAGGAGCTCGACCACCTTCCGGTCGATGGAGCAAGACCGAGAACGCCGCCCTGCAGGACGTTCACCCA includes the following:
- the hypB gene encoding hydrogenase nickel incorporation protein HypB, with protein sequence MCRAVDLQRAVLAKNDAAAHVLRTELTARGTTVVNLLSSPGSGKTALLERELRLAGERGVSAAALTADLATENDARRLARSGAPVKQVLTDGLCHLEADMVARHLHDWLPESTRLLFVENVGNLVCPAGYDLGESLRVVLASVTEGEDKPLKYPTAFGLAQLVIVTKTDMAEAAEFDEPSFRAHVQQVNPGVEVVLSSVRDGRGVGTLLERALAVAEGNHVHTPAMAQAGA
- the hypF gene encoding carbamoyltransferase HypF — its product is MTTAPPGPAPATAPRRSRVVVRGVVQGVGFRPFVHALATGLRLSGHVTNTADGVVAEVEGDPADVASFCARLAPDAPPLARVESVEVAEVTANGGSGFTIVPSRQGGTVRTLVPPDTATCDDCLAELADPSNRRYLHPFITCTHCGPRFTIVTGLPYDRAHTTMAGFPMCPDCAREYTEPADRRFHAQPVACPHCGPRLRLVTAPGNPAPLRADQAPDSRRAGHDPGADPVTAARALLAAGAILAIKGLGGYHLACDATNRNAVAELRRRKARGDKPFAMMAAGLADIEPLAHLNPLERDLLTGAVRPVVLLRRRYDAQPGHESAPAPEVAPGSPDLGFMLPYTPVHHLLLGLGKGYRDGPRLLVMTSGNLSGEPIVTDDADALTRLAGLADAWLLHDRTIHVPCDDSVVRVCDGEQLTLRRSRGYAPLPVALPVEVAPALAVGGDLKNTFCLGDARQAWLSAHIGDMDDLATQTALTSAERQLESVTGVRPRLLAADRHPGYRSTRWSREHAEGRPVVPVQHHHAHVAAAMAENGLDGTRPVIGVAFDGTGYGLDGAVWGGEFLLADYAGFERFAHLAYVPLPGGDAAVRRPYRMALSHLRAAGLAADPALPCTRACRPGELPLLEKQLARGLNCVPTSSMGRLFDAVSSLVGIRQHAHYEAQAAIELEAAALRAPGVAEDERYVFRIGSPEPGAPLTADPAPLLTAVVADVLDGTPPAVVAARFHHGVARLVATVCAAARRESGVATVALTGGVFANTVLSSACAEELRADGFTVLRHRMIPPNDGGLALGQLVVAARLTDRADPVTPLRERQ
- a CDS encoding HypC/HybG/HupF family hydrogenase formation chaperone — protein: MCLAVPGRVLDVEDRDGTRMATVDFGGVVKEVCLEYLPDLKPGEYAIVHVGFALQKLDEESAKRTLELFETLGLLQEEFADPWEAAEAELSEWQTQDDVHGEARP
- the hypD gene encoding hydrogenase formation protein HypD, with the translated sequence MKYIDEFQNPDLARRLLDEIRAAVTRPWALMEVCGGQTHSIIRHGIDQLLPPEIELIHGPGCPVCVTPLEMIDKALEIAMRPGVIFCSFGDMLRVPGTGRDLFQVRGQGGDVRVVYSPLDALRIAEENPEREVVFFGIGFETTAPPNAMTVHQARKRNIRNFSLLVSHVRVPPAIDAIMRSPDCRVQGFLAAGHVCSVMGTAEYPDLARRHRVPIVVTGFEPLDVLEGVRRTVLQLERGEHTVENAYQRAVTAEGNPAAQAMLSDVFEITDRAWRGIGAIPDSGWRLSERYRDHDAEYRFSVEGIDTREPAECRSGEVLQGLLKPNECEAFGTTCTPRSPLGATMVSSEGACAAYYLYRRLDGATPGRRPAASARMTSGTPSPATASLEGSPLA
- the hypE gene encoding hydrogenase expression/formation protein HypE is translated as MPDTVRTTPAAAARPVPDMLAWTCPAPLRDHPRIVMGHGGGGALSAELIEHVFAPAYGGPALAHTADAAEIRIGGARLAFSTDSFVVRPLFFPGGSIGDLAVNGTVNDLAMSGARASHLSCGFILEEGVETQVVARVAQALGTAARAAGVQVVTGDTKVVEAGHGDGIYINTSGVGLIPDGVDLRPQRVVPGDVVIVSGPIGMHGVAIMSVREGLEFGVEISSDCAPLGGLVEAMLDVTRDLHVLRDPTRGGLAASLNEIAAASGTGVVIQERAVPVPEAVGNACAVLGLDPMYVANEGKLVAFVPREHADAVLVAMRAHPLGVGAAMIGEAVETHPGMVVARTGLGGTRVVDMPLGEQLPRIC
- a CDS encoding DUF6400 family protein, whose protein sequence is MNRFHLPHSDLVSFHIDLTSEEARRRAEVVAALGPDWDPVAVLREEEAADALLYSGLDEEQQRLYAMLVEAGVLPREVAGGASSD